A stretch of DNA from Paracoccus methylovorus:
TATGTGCTGTCGGATTTCGCTAAGGCCGAGCAGGACGGGCTGGACGATTTGCTGCGCGGCATCTCGGATGGGGCCATGGCGTTGGCCGCGGGTGATGACGCGCGCTTCATGAACGCGGTTGCGGCACGGGTCGCGCCGGCGCGCAACAGCGGCACCAGACCAGCAAAACCCGAGGGCGGACAGACGGTCAAGCCCGCGCCGAAAGCTGCCAACGATCCTCCGCCCAGCCTTTCGGATCGGCTAAGGGCGCTGACCGAGCGGTTCCGATGACCTCTTGGCGCGAAGCATTCGCCTTGCAGGCGAATGCCTGCCGCGCGCTGGGTTCGCCTCTGACGGCGCGTATCTGCGAACAACTGGCCCTGATTCTGGCCAAGGATGACAGCGTTCTGGCGCGGCGCGTCCGGACCTGGCCCGGCGATCCCAGCCACCGCGCCGACTCGGTGCCGTTGCGACTTTGCGGCGCCCTGCACGCGTTGGTCCTGACCGGGCAGAACCCGGAACTGGCGCAAGCCTATGCCGAGGCCGACGATGCCACGCTGTATCAAAGAATATCACACACGATTCAAAGCGATCAGGCACATATGCTGGAATGGCTCGACCATGCGCCCCAGACCAACGAGGTTGCGCGGGCGGCTGTGCTGATCGCGGGGGCTTGGTTTCTGGGCCATCTGGTGCCCAACGGCCGTTTCGACCTGCTGGAGCTGGGGGCCAGCGCGGGGCTTAACCTTAACTTTCCGCATTACCGTCTTGCTGTATCTGATAGATTTGAACCTGCCCTGCTACCGGGGGATGAGGCCGCGGTCTGGCTGTGACCCCCGAATGGCGCGGCACCGCGCCTGCCTATGCGCCACTGGCGATAGGCGCGGCGCGTGGCGTCGATCTGAACCCGCTTTCTCCGATAAAAGACGGGCTGCGTCTGCTTTCCTATATCTGGGCGGATCAGCGTGCGCGGCTGGAACGCATGCAGGCAGCCCTCGCACTGGCCGAAACCTGCCCGCCGCAGGTGGATCGCGCCGATGCAGGCGACTGGCTGGTTACCCGACTGAATGAGGCTTCCCCGAATGGCAGGCTTGTTTATCACACCGTGGCGGCGCAATATTTTCCTGCCGCCACACGTGACAAGATCGAATCCGCGCTGCTGGCAGCCGGGGCAAAAGCCAGCTTCGACCGCCCCTTGGCGCATCTGTCGATGGAGGCCGACGGCGGCGACGGCGCCGCATTGGCCCTGCGGTTGTGGGCTGGCGGAATGATGCGGGAATGGCGCCTCGGCCGGGCGGATTTCCATGCCCGCTGGATCGACTGGCAGCCGAAGGAGATCTGATATGGACCCCGCGCTCAACGTCCTTGGCGGCAGGCTCGAAACCTGCTCGACCGCGCCGCTGACCGGATTTTTCCGCGACGGCTGCTGCAATACCGGCCCCGAGGACCAGGGTCGGCATACCGTCTGCGTGATCGTGACGGCGGAATTCCTGGCCTTGTCGAAATATCTGGGCAATGACCTTAGCACCGCTCGCCCCGAATTCCGCTTTGCTGGATTGAAACCGGGCGACCGCTGGTGCCTGTGCGCCGCCCGCTTTCTGCAAGCGGCGCAGGAATTCGCCGCCCCCGAGGTGGTGCTGGAGGCAACCCACGCCCGCACGTTGGAAATCGTGCCGCTGGAATTGCTGCACGCCCATGCGGCAGGCCAGCACAAGGATTAGCGTCCGATCTGTCCCAAATAGTGCCGCACCGCATCGACGACATGGCGAAAGCGGTCGCCGCCCAGATGCTTGCCGCCATACCAGCGCGTCACGATCACCACATGATCGGTCAGTCCGGCCCGTTCCAGCATTTGCAGGATGATCTGGCTTGCACCGCTTTCGCCGTCATCGTCGCGCACCGGCTCATCCGACAGGATCGCGGCCCAGGTGTTATGCGTCGCCTTGGCGAAACGCTTGTTGCAACGCAGTTCCGCCAGCAGCGCCTCGGCCTCGGCACGCGTCCGTGCCGGACCGCCCGAAACCGCATAGCGCGACCCGCGATCCGTGATGATCTTGTCGAAAACCGTCAGGCTCATCGGCGGCGACGGACATAGAGTTCCAGCCGGTGGCGGACGATTTCATAGCCCATCTCGGCGGCAATCTCGGCTTGCAGGCGCTCGATGCGTTCGTTGACGAATTCCATGACCTCGCCGGTTTCGACATCGATCATATGGTCGTGGTGGTTGCCGTCGGCAGGCTCGAACCGGGCAGGCTCACCGACGAATTCCACCTTCTGGATCACGCCCTGCGCCTCCAGCGCCGAAAGCGTGCGATAGACCGTCGCCAAGGACACTCCTGCCCCCGCCGCCGTCGCGCGCTGATGCAACTGCATCGCGTCGGGGTGGTCCTCGGCCGCGGCCAGCACGCGCAGCAGCGCGGCCCGCTGACGGGTAATGCGTACGCCCGAACGGCGCAGCGCATCCTCGAAGGATTGGGCGCGGGTTTCGATCTCCATGCAGTTTTTTGTCCCAGATGCGAAGAAATTGCAACTGACTTGACAGTTGAGAATCATTCGCAGATAAGGGTGGCAGAGCAAGGTCAAGAAAGCAAGAATCGAACCATGAATCGCAGAGCATTCCTGACAACGGCCATGGCCGGGCTTGCCGCCCCGGCCATCGTGCCCGGACTGGCCCGCGCCCAACCGGGCAAGTTCAAGGTCGCGACGACCTTCACCATCATCGCCGACATGGCGCGCAACGTGGCGGGCGATCGCGCCGAGGTGGTGTCGATCACCAAGCCGGGGGCCGAGATCCACAATTACGAACCCACGCCCAGCGACCTGATCGGCGCCCGCGACGCCAGTCTGATCCTGCGCAACGGGCTGAATCTGGAGATGTGGTTCGAACAGTTCCTGCGCAATCTGGGCGACCTGCCTTCGGCCACACTGACCGACGGGATCGAGCCGATGCCGATCATGGGCGGCCATTATGACGGAAAACCCAACCCGCATGCCTGGATGGCGATGGATACCGCGCTGATCTATGTGGACAACATTGCCGCCGCCCTGTCCAAGGCCGACCCCGAGGGCACCGGCACCTATCGCGCCAACGCCGGCCGCTACAAGGGCCAGATTGCCAAGACCGTGGGACCGCTGCGCGACGCCGCACGCGCCTTGCCCGAAGAGCGGCGCTGGCTGGTGACCTCGGAAGGGGCGTTTTCCTATCTGGCGTGCGATTTCAACCTGAACGAATTGTTCCTGTGGCCGATCAATGCCGATGCACAGGGCACGCCCCAACAGGTGCGGCGCGTGGTCGATGCCATCCGCCAGCACAATATCCCGGTGGTGTTTTCCGAAAGCACCGTCTCGGACCGCCCGGCACGCCAGATCGCGGCCGAGACCGGGGCGCGATATGGCGGTGTGCTGTATGTCGACAGCCTGTCGGGACCCGAGGGGCCGGTGCCGACTTATCTGGACCTGTTGCGCGTGACCTCGCAAACCATTGTCGAGGGGCTTTCAGATGCGTGACGCCCCCGGCATCGAGGTCTCGGACCTGACGGTGGCCTATCGCAACGGCTTTACCGCACTGCGCGATGCCAGCTTTAGCGTGCCGCAGGCTTCGGTGACCGCATTGGTGGGGGTGAACGGCTCGGGTAAATCGACGCTTTTCAAGGCGCTGATGGGATTTGTTCCGGCCGCCGCCGGTAAGGTTCGGGTGCTTGGCATTGCGGTGCCGCAGGCCCTGCGCCAGAACCTCATCGCCTATGTGCCGCAGGCGGAAGAGGTGGACTGGTCCTTTCCCGTGCTGGTCGAGGACGTGGTGATGATGGGCCGCTATGGTCACATGGGCTTTCTGCGCCGCGCTCGGCCCGAGGATCGCCGCGCCGTGGACGAGGCGCTGGCCCGCGTCAGCATGCAGGATTTCCGTCACCGCCAGATCGGCGAGCTTTCAGGCGGCCAGAAAAAGCGCGTCTTTCTGGCACGGGCGTTGGCGCAGGGCGCCTCGGTGATCCTGCTGGACGAGCCCTTTACCGGCGTGGACGTCAAAACCGAATCCGCGATCATCGAGCTGTTGCAGCAAATGCGGGATGAGGGCCGGGTCATGCTGGTTTCGACCCACGACCTTGGTTCGGTGCCGGAATATTGCGACCGGGTGGTGCTGGTCAAGAACACCGTGCTGGCGCATGGCCCCACAGCCGAGGTCTTTACTCCGGATAATCTGCGCCACGCCTTTGGCGGCGTCTTGCGGCATTTCGTGCTGGGCCCGCGGCATCTGCACGACGACGACGATCCGCGCGGGCTGACCGTGCTGTCGGACGACGAACGCCCGCTGGTGTTTTACGACGACAAGCAGCGCAGCGCGCGCGAAGAGGCGGCGCAGAAATGATCCGCACCCTGCTTGTCCCCTTTGAATACAGCTATATGACCGATGCGATCTGGGTTTCGGCGCTGGTCGGCGGGGTTTGCGCCTTTCTTTCGGCCTATCTGATGCTCAAAGGCTGGTCGCTGATCGGCGATGCACTGAGCCACTCGATCGTGCCGGGGGTTGCGGGGGCGTATATGCTGGGCCTGCCCTTTGCGCTGGGGGCGTTTCTGTCGGGGGGCCTCGCGGCGTTGGCCATGCTGTTTCTGACCAAGCGCACCGGTCTGAAAGAGGACGCGATCATCGGCCTGATCTTTACCGGCTTTTTCGGGCTGGGACTGTTCATGGTCTCGCTGAACCCGATGGCGGTCTCGGTCCAGACCATCACCATGGGCAATATCCTTGCCATCACGCCCGGCGACACGCTGCAACTGGCGTTGATCGGCGGGATATCACTGTTGATCCTGACCGCGAAATGGCGTGACCTGATGGTGGTGTTTTTCGATGAAAGCCATGCCCGGACCATCGGGCTGAACCCGCCGGCGCTGAAGGTGCTGTTCTTCACCCTGCTCTCAGCCTGCACGGTCGCGGCGATGCAGACCGTGGGCGCGTTTCTGGTGGTGGCGCTGGTGGTGACGCCCGGAGCCACCGCCTATCTGCTGACCGACCGCTTTCCCCGGCTGATCCTGCTGTCGGTGGCGATCGGCTCGATCACCTCGGCGGTCGGCGCCTATATCTCGTTCTTTCTCGACGGCGCGACCGGGGGCGTTATCGTCTGCCTTCAGACCCTGATCTTCCTTGCCGCTTTTCTGCTGGCACCCAAGCACGGGCTTTTGGCCGCCCGTCGCCGTGCCCGCCAAGCATTGAACGAGGCCGCATGATGGACTGGCTGACGATGCCCCTGACTTTTCCGTTCATGCGCGATGCGGCGCTGATCGGGCTGATGATCGCCTTGCCCGCGGGGTTGCTGTCCTGCTTTCTGGTGCTCAAGGGCTGGTCGCTGATGGGCGACGCGGTCAGCCACGCCGTGCTGCCGGGGGTGGTGCTGGCCTATGTCGCAGGCCTGCCGCTGATCCTTGGCGCATTCGTCGCGGGTATGAGCTGCGCACTTCTGACCGGCTGGTTGCAGAACAACAGCCGCGTCAAGGCCGATACCGTGCTGGGCGTGGTCATGTCGGGCATGTTCGGATTGGGGATCGTGCTTTACACGGCGATCCAGACCGACCTGCATCTGGATCATATCCTGTTCGGCAATATGCTGGGCGTCGGCCCTGAGGATCTGCGTCTGGCCGGCAGCATCTCGGCCGTGGTCGGTCTGGTGCTGATCCTGAAATGGCGCGATTTCGCGCTGCTGGCCTTTGATCCGGTGCAGGCGCGGGTTTCGGGGTTGGCGCTGAACTTGCTGAACTATGGGCTGCTGGCAATGATCTCGGCCACCGTGGTCGCCATGCTCAGCGCGGTCGGCATCATTCTGGCCGTGGCGCTGTTGATCGCGCCCGGAGCCATCGCCTTTCTGGTCACGCGCAGGCTGGCGACGATGCTGGCCACCTCGGTCGGCGTTGCGGCATTCGGGACGGTCAGCGGGGTCTGGGCCAGCTTCTGGCTGAACAGCGCCCCGGCACCGACCATCGTTCTGGTTCTGACGGCGCTGTTCGTGCTGGCCTTTTCATGGCGCATCATCGCGACGCGGCGGGCGCAGGCGGTGGGCTAGATCGTTCGCCCGCCATCGACCTCAAGGATGACGCCGGTGATGAAATCGGCCTCGTCCGAAGCAAGGTAAAGCGCCGCATTGGCGATGTCTCGCGGCTGCGACAGCCGGCCCAACGGAATGGTGCCGATAAAGCGGGCACGGTTTTCCGGCGTATCCTCGCAGCCCATGAACCGCTCCAGCATGCCGGTTTCGCCCATCACCGGGGCAAGGCCGTTCACCCGGATGCCGTCGGGGGCCAGTTCCACCGCAAGGCTGCGGGTCATGATATTCACCGCGCCCTTGGATGAGTTGTACCACGTCAACCCCGGCCGCGGCCGGATCCCGGCGGTCGAGCCCACGTTGATCATCACCCCCCGTCCCCGCTCGCGCCAATGCGGCACCACGGCATGGGTCATGTGAAAGATCGACAGCACGTTGACGTCGTAGATCTTGCGAAACGCCGCCTCGTCGGTTGCAAGCAGGGGGCCGTTCGGCACCGTCCAGCCAGCGTTGTTCACCACGATGTCCAGGCTGCCGAAAGCCTTGCGCGTCTCGGCCACTGCTGCCGCGACCTGATCGCCATGGCTGACGTCGCAGGTTATGGCCAGACCGTCGATGCCCAGGGCCACCGTCCCGGCCGCTTCGGCATCGATATCCAGCACGGCCACCCGCGCCCCCTCGCGCGCGAAGGTCTCGGCAATGCCGCGACCAAAACCCGAGCCCGCGCCAGTCACCAACGCCGTCTTGCCCTGAAGCCGCATGAAAACCCCCTCTTATTATGCGAAACGATGGACGATAGTTTTCAGGCGCGAGAACTCGTACAGGGCTACAAAGCCCTTTTCGCGCCCGTGCCCGGATTTGCGCACCCCGCCAAAGGGCAGTTCGATCCCGCCCCCGGCGCCATAGCCGTTGATAAAGACCTGCCCGCATCGCATAGTCCGCGCCACCCGCGCCTGCCGATCACCATCCCGCGTCCAGATACCGGCGACCAGCCCGTATTCGGTGCCATTGGCGATGGCGATGGCCTCGGCCTCGGTATCGAAGGGGATGGCAGCCAGCACCGGGCCAAAGACCTCTTCCTGCGCCAGCGGGCTTTGCGGATCGACCGGGCCGAACAGTGCCGGCGCGACATAAAAGCCGGTGGCGGGCGCGTCAACGGCAATGCCTCCGCAAGCGATCAGCGGCGCTTTGGCCTCGGCGATATAGCGTTCGACCCGGGCCTTTTGCCGGGCCGAGATCAGCGGGCCCAGCACCGCGTCCTCACCCGAGGGTCGGGCAACGGTATCGCGAAATCGCTCGGCCAGCATTGCCGTCAGCCGCTGCCATATGCTGCGCTGGATCAGCACGCGCGAACCGGCCGAGCAGGTCTGGCCGCCGTTCTGCACGATGGCGCTGACAATGACGGGGGCCGCCGCCTCAAGATCCGCATCCTCGAACACGATCTGCGGCGATTTCCCGCCCAGTTCCAGCGTGCAGGGAATGTAGTTCTTTGCCGCCGCGATCTGGATCGCCTGCCCCACCTGGGGCGAGCCGGTGAAGCTGATGAAATCGACACCGGGATGTTCGGCCAGCGCGCGCCCCGCCACATCGCCGCGACCCGTCACGATATTGATGGCCCCGGGTGGAAAGCCTGCCTCGGTCGCAAGCTCGCCCAGACGCAGGATCGTCAGGCACGCATCCTCGGCCGGCTTGGTCACGGTCGCATTGCCCATCGCCAACGCCGCCCCAACCGAACGGCCAAAGATCTGAACCGGATAATTCCACGGAATGATGTGGCCGGTGACCCCGTGCGGTTCGCGCATAGCTGTCACGTCATAACCGTTCAGAAACGGGATCACCTCGCCATGCAGCTTGTCGGCGGCACCGCCGTAATATTCGAAGTAACGCGCCAGCGCCGCCATATCGGCGCGGGACTGGGCGATGGGCTTGCCGTTGTCGCGGGTTTCAAGCTGCGCAAGCGATTCCGCCTCGGCCTCGATACGCAGCGCCAGGCGCAGCATCAGCCGGCCGCGCTCGGCAGCGGTCAGATGGCCCCAATCGCCCTCGAACGCGGCGCGGGCGGCGCGGATCGCGCCGTCCACATCCTCGGGGCCCGATTCCGCGATGGCAGCAAAGGGCTGGCCGTCGATGGGTGAAATCATCGGCATTTCGCGTCCTGAAGCGGCAGGGTGCCATGCACCGCCGATCAGGTTCCGAGCGGGTGGCAGGTTCAGGCTTTGCTGCATTCTTGCCTCGTATTGGGCGGGATTCGCCCGCGGACAGCGTGAAGGCGCCGGGCGCAGGACGCAAGACTGGCAAAACCGGCACGGCAGGCTAAGCTGTCCCAAAACAAGCCAAAGGCCCGTGATGACCGATCAACCCAGCGCACATCCCGACGATCCGCATTACGTCAGCCGCATGGGATGGCTGCGCGCCTCGGTCCTGGGGGCGAATGACGGCATCGTCTCGGTGGGCGCGCTGATCGTCGGTGTGGCGGCGGCCGATCCGGGGCGCGAGGCGATTTTCATCGCCGGGCTGGCCGGGCTGGTGGCGGGGGCCATGTCCATGGCCATGGGCGAATATGTCTCGGTCAGTTCGCAATCCGACACCGAACGCGCGGATATTGCGCGTGAAAGCACTGCCTTGCGCGAGATGCCGCAGGAAGAGCTGCACGAACTGGCCGCGATCTACGAGTCGCGGGGCATGACGCCCGGCACCGCTTTGCAGGCCGCGCGCGAGGTGACCGAGCATGACGCGCTGGCCGCCCATGTCCGCGACGAATTGGGGCTGAGCGAAGCGTCGAACGCCAATCCGCTGCAAGCCGCGCTGGCCTCGGCCGCAACCTTCAGCATTGCGGCGGCAGTGCCGCTGCTGGCGGCCGTTTTCGCGCCCGGCGGACAGATCGTCGCCAGCGTGCTGGTGGCGGTGATGATCGCGCTGGCGGTGCTGGGCGCGCTGGGGGCATGGGCAGGCGGCGCGCCGCCCGGACGCGCCGTGCTGCGGGTGGTGGCAGGCGGCATCCTTGCGCTGGCGATCACCGCAGGCATCGGCAAGATCTTCGGCGTCGCGGTCTAGGTTTCGCGCGTATAGCTGGTGCTGGCGGCGATCAGCGCGCGGGCATATTCGCCTTGCGCCGCGCCGGCCCGCAGGGTGGCGGCGTCCATCTGCTCGATGATCCGGCCTTCGCGCATGACCGCCAGCCGGTCGCACATATGCGCCACCACCGCAAGATCATGGCTGACCATGACATAGGTCAGCCCGCGCTCGGCCCGGATATCGCAAAGCAGGTTCAAGATCTCGGCCTGCACGCTGACATCCAGCGCCGAGGTCGGCTCGTCCAAGAGCAAAAGCCGCGGCTCGGCCGCCAGGGCTCGGGCAATAGCCACCCGCTGCCGTTGCCCGCCCGAAAGCTGGTGCGGATAGCGAAAACGGAAGCCACGCCCAAGACCCACCTGATCGAGCAACCGGGTGATACGGGCGTCGATCTGGTCCATGCCTTGCAGGTTCAGGGTCTCTGACAGCACCCGGTCCACGGAATGGCGCGGATGCAGGCTGGCATAGGGGTCCTGGAACACCATCTGCACCGTCTTGTGAAACTCTTGCGAGCGGCGGCGGCCGGTAATGGTTTCGCCTGCCACCTCGATCCGGCCCGACCATGTGTCGATGAGGCCGGTTATCGCGCGCAGGATGGTCGATTTCCCCGAGCCGCTTTCGCCGACCAGCCCGAAGCTTTCCCCCGGCGCGACATGGAAATCGGCGGATTTGACCGCATCGACGCGTTCCGGCGCATGGCCGAACCAGACATTCAACTGCTCGATCGTCAGCATGGATTGCACCGCGGCGGCTGGGTATTTGGGCAACGAAGAAGCGGCATCATGAAGCGCCCATCGATGGGGCGTCGCGCCAGCTCTCTTGCCGTTGCAGGACGGTGAGCCGTTCGACCGGGTGATCGAGGCGGGGCAGGCTGTTCAAAAGCCCCTGCGTATAGGGGTGCTTTGCGGCGTGCAGTTCGTTGGCCGGCAGTTCCTCGACCACCCGGCCGGCATACATGATCAGAACGCGGTCGCAGAACTGCGCGACGAGGTTCAGGTCATGGCTGATAAAGATCAGCCCCATGCCGCGTTCGCGGACAAGCCGGTCCATGATGCGCAGGACCTCGTTGCGGACCGAGACATCCAGCGCCGAGGTCGGTTCGTCCGCGATCAGGATTTCCGGGTCGGGGGCGAGCATCATCGCGATCATGATGCGCTGGCCCATGCCGCCCGAAACCTCGTGCGGGTAGGCGTCGAAAACCCGTTCGGGATCGCGGATCTGCACGGCGGCAAGCATCTCGAGCGCCTTGTCGCGGGCGGCGGCGCGGTTGACACCGGTGTGCAGGCGGTAGCCTTCCATGATCTGCCGGCCCACAGTCATCACCGGGTTGAGGCTGAACTTGGGGTCCTGCATCACCATGCTGATGCGCGGGCCGCGCAGGCGGCGCATCCGGGCTTCGGGCAGGTTCAGGATCGACTCTCCGTCAAGCTCCATCCGGTCGGCGGTGACTTGGCCCGGCGGGCGCACGAGGCCGAGAATGGCGCGGCCGGTCATGGACTTGCCAGAGCCGCTTTCGCCCACCACCCCCAGCCGTTCCCGGCCAAGGTCGAAGCCGACGCCGCGCACCGCCTGAAACACCCCCGAGCGGGTCGGGAAGGTGACGTGCAGGTCGCGCACTGAAAGCAGCGGGGTCATTCTTTGGCCCCCTTGGGGTCGAGCACATCGCGCAAGCCGTCGCCCAGCAGGTTGAAGGCCAGCGACACGATAAAGATCGCCAGACCGGGCATCGCAGCGACCCACCAGAAGTCGAGGATATACGCCCGCCCGTCCGAGATCATCGCGCCCCATTCCGGCATTGGGGGTTGCGCGCCAAGCCCAAGAAAGCCCAAACCGGCCGCCGACAGGATGATGCCTGCCATATCCAGCGCCACCCGCACGATCAGCGAACTGATGCACAGCGGCCAGACATGCCCGATCAGCAGCCGCAGCGGCCCCGCGCCCTGCAACCGCGCGGCCGCGATATAATCGGCGTGGCGGATGGTCAGCGTCTCGGCCCGGGCGAGCCGGGCATAGGGTGGCCACGAGGTGATGGCCAGCGCCAGCACCGCATTGCCGATGCCGGGGCCAAGTGCTGCCACGAAGGCCAGCGCCAGGATCAGCTTGGGAAAGGCCAGGAAGATATCGGTGATCCGCATCAGCACCTGGTCGACCCAGCCGCCGGCAAAACCCGCCACAGTGCCGATGAACAGCCCGATCACCGGCGCAATCAGCGCCACCGTGCCGACGATGAACAGCGTGACCCGCGACCCGAAGATCAGCCGCGACAGGATGTCCCGACCCAGCGCGTCGGTGCCCAGCCAGTTCTGGGCCGAGGGCGGCTGCAGCCGGCCGGCAAGGTTCTGGGCATAGGGATTCTGGGGCGCGATCCAGGGCGCGAAAGCCGCCACCAGCACCAGCCCCACAAGGATCACCAGCCCGAACATCGCCAGCTTGTTGGCGCGAAAAGTCAGCCATCCCTGATACAGCGCCCCAAGCCGCGCCTGCCGCCGGGTCCGCGGCGCATCGGACAAAAGCCATGCGCGTGTCGTTTCTGTCATTTCGCCCTCGGGTCCAGCAGGCGGTAGAGAATATCTGAGAAAATGTTCAGCGCCACGAAACAGGCGCCGACGACCACGGTGCCGCCCAGCACCGCATTCATATCCCCCGCCAGCAGCGTCTTGGTGATGTATTGTCCGATGCCCGGCCATGAGAACACGATTTCGGTCAGCACCGACCCTTCGAGCAACGAGCCGAAGCTGAGCGCGATCACCGTGATCAGCGGCACCAATATGTTGCGAAAGGCATGGCCCCAGATCACCCGGCGTTCGGACAGGCCCTTGACGCGGGCCGTGATGATATATTCTGCCGAAAGCTGTTCCAGCATGAAGCTGCGGGTCATGCGGCTGATATAGGCAAGGCTGAAATAGCCAAGCAGGCTGGCCGGCAGAACGATATGGCTGAAGGCGTCGCGAAAAGCCCCCCAGTCGCCGGCGATCAGGCTGTCCACCAGAACCAGCCCGGTCACCATGGGCACCATTCCATCATAAATGATGCCCTGCCGCCCCGGTCCACCGACCCAGCCAAGGATGCCATAAAACAGCAAAAGCCCCATCAGCCCCAGCCAGAAGATCGGCATGGAATACCCCACCAGCGCCACCACGCGGGCGATCTGATCGACCCAGCCGCCCCGGCGCGCAGCGGCGATCACGCCCAGCGGCACTCCGACGCAGACGCCGATCAGCGTTCCCAGTGCCGCCAGTTCCAGCGTGGCCGGGAATGCCCGCTTCAGGTCCTGCGCCACCGGATGCCCGGTCGAGATCGAGCGGCCGAAGTCCCCCCTCAGCACCTCGGCCATATAGCGCAGGAATTGCTGCCATAGCGGTTTGTCCAGCCCCATGGCCTGATAGGCGGCGTCGTATTGCGCCTGTGTCGCGCGTTCCCCCACCACCTTCAGCACCGGGTCGATGGGCATCACGCGGCCGATGACGAAAGTCACAAGCAACAGCCCGACCAAGGTCAGCACCAGCGACAGCGCAACACCGCCAAGGCTTTTTGCCCGTCGCCTGAGCCGCGCGGC
This window harbors:
- a CDS encoding DUF2332 family protein is translated as MTSWREAFALQANACRALGSPLTARICEQLALILAKDDSVLARRVRTWPGDPSHRADSVPLRLCGALHALVLTGQNPELAQAYAEADDATLYQRISHTIQSDQAHMLEWLDHAPQTNEVARAAVLIAGAWFLGHLVPNGRFDLLELGASAGLNLNFPHYRLAVSDRFEPALLPGDEAAVWL
- a CDS encoding DUF2332 family protein; the encoded protein is MTPEWRGTAPAYAPLAIGAARGVDLNPLSPIKDGLRLLSYIWADQRARLERMQAALALAETCPPQVDRADAGDWLVTRLNEASPNGRLVYHTVAAQYFPAATRDKIESALLAAGAKASFDRPLAHLSMEADGGDGAALALRLWAGGMMREWRLGRADFHARWIDWQPKEI
- a CDS encoding DUF2237 family protein, which gives rise to MDPALNVLGGRLETCSTAPLTGFFRDGCCNTGPEDQGRHTVCVIVTAEFLALSKYLGNDLSTARPEFRFAGLKPGDRWCLCAARFLQAAQEFAAPEVVLEATHARTLEIVPLELLHAHAAGQHKD
- a CDS encoding YigZ family protein is translated as MSLTVFDKIITDRGSRYAVSGGPARTRAEAEALLAELRCNKRFAKATHNTWAAILSDEPVRDDDGESGASQIILQMLERAGLTDHVVIVTRWYGGKHLGGDRFRHVVDAVRHYLGQIGR
- a CDS encoding Fur family transcriptional regulator: MEIETRAQSFEDALRRSGVRITRQRAALLRVLAAAEDHPDAMQLHQRATAAGAGVSLATVYRTLSALEAQGVIQKVEFVGEPARFEPADGNHHDHMIDVETGEVMEFVNERIERLQAEIAAEMGYEIVRHRLELYVRRRR
- a CDS encoding metal ABC transporter substrate-binding protein — its product is MAGLAAPAIVPGLARAQPGKFKVATTFTIIADMARNVAGDRAEVVSITKPGAEIHNYEPTPSDLIGARDASLILRNGLNLEMWFEQFLRNLGDLPSATLTDGIEPMPIMGGHYDGKPNPHAWMAMDTALIYVDNIAAALSKADPEGTGTYRANAGRYKGQIAKTVGPLRDAARALPEERRWLVTSEGAFSYLACDFNLNELFLWPINADAQGTPQQVRRVVDAIRQHNIPVVFSESTVSDRPARQIAAETGARYGGVLYVDSLSGPEGPVPTYLDLLRVTSQTIVEGLSDA
- a CDS encoding manganese/iron ABC transporter ATP-binding protein codes for the protein MRDAPGIEVSDLTVAYRNGFTALRDASFSVPQASVTALVGVNGSGKSTLFKALMGFVPAAAGKVRVLGIAVPQALRQNLIAYVPQAEEVDWSFPVLVEDVVMMGRYGHMGFLRRARPEDRRAVDEALARVSMQDFRHRQIGELSGGQKKRVFLARALAQGASVILLDEPFTGVDVKTESAIIELLQQMRDEGRVMLVSTHDLGSVPEYCDRVVLVKNTVLAHGPTAEVFTPDNLRHAFGGVLRHFVLGPRHLHDDDDPRGLTVLSDDERPLVFYDDKQRSAREEAAQK
- a CDS encoding metal ABC transporter permease — protein: MIRTLLVPFEYSYMTDAIWVSALVGGVCAFLSAYLMLKGWSLIGDALSHSIVPGVAGAYMLGLPFALGAFLSGGLAALAMLFLTKRTGLKEDAIIGLIFTGFFGLGLFMVSLNPMAVSVQTITMGNILAITPGDTLQLALIGGISLLILTAKWRDLMVVFFDESHARTIGLNPPALKVLFFTLLSACTVAAMQTVGAFLVVALVVTPGATAYLLTDRFPRLILLSVAIGSITSAVGAYISFFLDGATGGVIVCLQTLIFLAAFLLAPKHGLLAARRRARQALNEAA
- a CDS encoding metal ABC transporter permease, which produces MDWLTMPLTFPFMRDAALIGLMIALPAGLLSCFLVLKGWSLMGDAVSHAVLPGVVLAYVAGLPLILGAFVAGMSCALLTGWLQNNSRVKADTVLGVVMSGMFGLGIVLYTAIQTDLHLDHILFGNMLGVGPEDLRLAGSISAVVGLVLILKWRDFALLAFDPVQARVSGLALNLLNYGLLAMISATVVAMLSAVGIILAVALLIAPGAIAFLVTRRLATMLATSVGVAAFGTVSGVWASFWLNSAPAPTIVLVLTALFVLAFSWRIIATRRAQAVG
- a CDS encoding SDR family oxidoreductase, whose translation is MRLQGKTALVTGAGSGFGRGIAETFAREGARVAVLDIDAEAAGTVALGIDGLAITCDVSHGDQVAAAVAETRKAFGSLDIVVNNAGWTVPNGPLLATDEAAFRKIYDVNVLSIFHMTHAVVPHWRERGRGVMINVGSTAGIRPRPGLTWYNSSKGAVNIMTRSLAVELAPDGIRVNGLAPVMGETGMLERFMGCEDTPENRARFIGTIPLGRLSQPRDIANAALYLASDEADFITGVILEVDGGRTI
- a CDS encoding aldehyde dehydrogenase family protein, producing MQQSLNLPPARNLIGGAWHPAASGREMPMISPIDGQPFAAIAESGPEDVDGAIRAARAAFEGDWGHLTAAERGRLMLRLALRIEAEAESLAQLETRDNGKPIAQSRADMAALARYFEYYGGAADKLHGEVIPFLNGYDVTAMREPHGVTGHIIPWNYPVQIFGRSVGAALAMGNATVTKPAEDACLTILRLGELATEAGFPPGAINIVTGRGDVAGRALAEHPGVDFISFTGSPQVGQAIQIAAAKNYIPCTLELGGKSPQIVFEDADLEAAAPVIVSAIVQNGGQTCSAGSRVLIQRSIWQRLTAMLAERFRDTVARPSGEDAVLGPLISARQKARVERYIAEAKAPLIACGGIAVDAPATGFYVAPALFGPVDPQSPLAQEEVFGPVLAAIPFDTEAEAIAIANGTEYGLVAGIWTRDGDRQARVARTMRCGQVFINGYGAGGGIELPFGGVRKSGHGREKGFVALYEFSRLKTIVHRFA